The Grus americana isolate bGruAme1 chromosome 5, bGruAme1.mat, whole genome shotgun sequence region tgcccctACCTGGGGCTGCCTTGGGGTCACTCCGCTCCACGCTGTCCTTGGGGTAATACGGCAGCTTCGTCCCCGACCCCTCCGATAGGGAGCCTGGCGGGGGGAGGACGGGGTGGCGGGGGTGGCCGGAGCCGGCCCCTTGCCGCAGAGGGACGTCCCCGCACCCTGACCAGGGCTCCCAGCCCCGGTGCTGCGGTGGGGCCGTGGGACAGAGCCCCCCGCTCTTCGTGGGGCAACCACCGGGCACGGGGGGGCTGCACCCACCTGAGCGACTGGGCACCTCCTGGTACTCCGGCGTCAGGGCGTAGTCCAGCTCCTCGTAGATGGCGTCAGAGATGGCGCCCACGGCTCCGTCGGGGCCTGAAATGACGGGCAGCGCTCAGCCGgggccctgggacccccaaaccggctctgccctggcacccACCCACCGGCACCCACCTCGGCGCTGAGCCCGGGCACGGCACGCCTGCACGGCCAGGGCGCCCAGGGCCAGGCACAGCAGCGTCCCCAGGACCGCGCACAGGACCGTGGGCACCGACGCGGTCCCCGACGCTGCCGCCGgggtggtgctgctggggacaccTGCGGGGACGTCGCCGGCGGCGTGAGGGGGGGACCCCGGCCAGCCCGGCGCGGGGGGGGCTGCCGCCACAGGCCGAGCTGCCTGCGCGAGCGGCACCGTCGGGGCAGCGACTAcctggggatggggtgggggtcccGCTCGTGCCACCGCTGTCCTCGTCACAAGTGACGTGGGCGTCCCCGTCGGGGCCGCAGTCCTGCAGGTGCCAGGGTGCCACCGGGCACCGCCAGAGCCAGCGAGCCCCCTCCTCGCAGCCCACCCAGGACAGCCAGGCGGGCGCGGGGTCCTGGGCAGGGGCGGCCACCAGCCAGCCCCCGTccccgcagcccagctgccggcaGACGGCGCTGGCCGTGGCGGGGCTGGTGCCGTTGGCGCACACGCGGCCCCAGGTGCCGTTGTAGAGCACCTCCAGGTGCCCGTTGCAGCGGGTGCTGCCGCCCACCAgccgcagggagagctgctctgcaaggggggggggggggggcgttcaCGGCAGGGCTGCGCCGGGGACCCCCACGGGGGGatggcccccccacccccgctccCTGATCTGGGGTCGCACGGCACTGACCTGAGCACACGGCTACCGCCCCGCCACCGCGCCGGCAGACGTGCCGTGCCAAGGCCGGGCAGTCCCAGAGCGACGCCTCCGTCCCGGCGCAGCCACCGGCATCCGGCCACAGGGGCCCCGTGCCGGGACCGAAGCGAGCCGACCTGGGTTCCTCCAGAGCCGTTCCGCAGCCCAGCTGGCGGCAGACGACCGTGGCGTCCGAGAGGTCCCAGGTGTCCTGGCAGACGCTGCCCCAGGTGCCATTGCCGTAGATCTCCACTCGCCCGGCGCAGCGCCCGGGGCCGCCTGCCAGCCTCACCCGCCGGCTGCCTGCGGGGCACGGAGGGGACCGGGCTGGGGCGGCTGCTCGGGGTGCCGGCACCCCCCCCACGGCCCTTCCCGGGACACTCACCCGAGCAGACGATGGCCACCTCTTCAGGGCTGCTGGTCGGCACGACGGCCATCCCCGAGACGTTGCACTGGGCCACGCTCTCCTCGGTGCCGGCGCACCACAGCCCCCGCAGCGCCGCGGTGCCCGAGCCCGGCACGCTGTAGATCTTCTCCGGCATGCCGCAGCTCAGCTGCCGGCACACCACGCCGCCACCCCGGGCGTCCCACAGCCCCGCCGGCACACGGGCCCAGGCACCGAGGCTTGCGGCGACCTCCAGCCGCCCGTCGCACCGGCTCTCCCCCTCCGCCAGCCGCAGGGGCTCGGCAACGCCTGCAAAATCCCCGGCAGCGCCGTGGGGCCGTGGCACCAggcctgggaggggggggggggggagggcaccCTGAGGGGATGGTGGAGCCGCTTCGGCCCTTCCCTCGCCCCAAAATGGCCCTGTGTCCTCTGCTCCCCATTTTTAGGGTGTCCCAAAAGCCCCCCGAGGCTTTTCCCGGCCTGTGCCATACAGACCTGAGCAGTTGACGGCGGCAGCGTGGCCGGGGAGGCAGGGGggctcccccagcaccaccgTGGGGCACTCGCCCGGGTGCCGCTCGCTCCCGTCGCAGCCGAAGATGTCCCGCCGCAGCGGCCCGTCCCCGACGCCGAAGGAGCCTCCCGGGGGCACGGTGGCGGCGCGGCCGCAGCCGAGGTGGTGGCAGAGGACGTGGGCGTCGGGCAGGTCCCAGTCGGTGGCGCAGACGgacccccacgtcccccccgcctccgcctccACCCGCCCGGCGCAGCTCGAGCTGTTGTCCCCCAGCCGGAAACCGGTGTAGGCTGCGGCAGAAAGGGTGTTgggaggggggacacacacacgaTGGTAcggggaccccccggcaccccccccccggtgtccccagggCTTACGGGAGCAGATGATGCCGGCATGGCCGGTGCAGCCCTGGCCGCGGGGCTGCCGCTGGGcgcaggcagagaggaggagcTCGGTGCCGGTGCACTCGAACCCCCCCTCCCAGAGCGGCCCCGTTCCCGCCTCAAACCAGCCGTGGACGGCCAGCGCCgtgccacagcccagctcccgGCACACCACCTGGGCGGCCTTGATGTCCACGTGGTCCTGGCAGACGCTGGTCCAGGTTCGGCCACGCCGCACCTCCAGACGCCCGGCGCAGGCGCTGGCGCTGCCGACCAGCCGGGTGAACCCTGCCAGGAGAGCCACAGGGTCAGTGGTGGGGGACATGCCGGGACTGGCGCGTCCCTCCCTGCCGCCTGGCTCCTACCTTGGCAGACGACGGCGGTGTCAGAGCTGTGAGTGCCACCATAGGGTCCCCAGCCATGGATATCGCAGTTCCAGAGGGCGGTCTCGTCCCCACGGCAGTCGATCACAGCCAGGCTGATGGGGCCGTCCCCTTTGCCGAAGCGGGCGCTGGCAGCATAGGCACCGGTGGCCGAGCCACAGCCCAGGTGCTGGCATACCACCTCGGCGTCCTCCATGTTCCAGTTCGTGTCTGCCACTGAGCCCCAGCGTCCCTGGAGCTTCACCTCCACCCTCCCGGCGCAGGGACCCCCGCCGCCGACCAGCCTCAGCTCCATCGCGTCTGCACCGGGGCACCGGCACGGCCTCAGCCCCGCTGGGGGATGCCCCGGCACATGGCGGGTGTCCCTGCACGGCCACCCCTCCCCTCACCTGCACAGGTCACCCCCACGTCCCAGCTGTGGCCACAGAAGTGCTGACCCCAGCCGTAGTTGGGACACTCCTGCAGCATCGTCTCGTCGCCCTGGCAGAAGAAGGGCTGGAGCCAAATCCGGCCGGTGCCCTGCCCGAACGGGGCGTAGGGGGACGACCTGACCACCGGGCCACAGCCCAGGTACCGGCACACCACGGTGGCCCATCTGGCTTCCCGGTCGTAGTCATAGGCGCAGACGGAGCCCCACTCGCCCTCGTGCTTCACCTCCACCCGGCCGGCACAGCGCCCGCCGCCGTCCACCAGCCGCAGCTCCCCGGTGCCTGCGGAGGGAGGGTGCTGAACCCAGcccggggctgggagcggggtgtcccctgccccacagctgccccccaccccgggagCTCACCCCCGCAGAGCTGCACGCacaggagcagccccagcaccccgacGGGCACCATCTCGCCGAGCCAGACCCCCCCGGTGCGGGGCGGGTGATATATAGGCAGCGCCGCAGCCGGGAGCCAATGGAGGCGGCAGCACCTTTCGAGCCGTTATCAGGTGGGTTATCTCCCGGCTGGCGGGGCCCCGGCCTCCAATAACGTGCTCCGTGCCCAAATATGAGACTTGGCTCCGCTTCTGGCGTCACGCACCTCGCCACAGTGGGTCGGCACCCGGATGTCCCCGGGGAGAGCCAGCCCCCCCCGAGGCATCTGCCGCCGGCACGGGGCACGTGGGCCCTTCCCCGCCGTGTTTCCCCGTGGGGCTGACCCCGCTGCCAGCGCCCGGCAAGAGCCCGGTCCCAATGGCAACAGGATTCACCCCAAAACCTACCAAAGCCTCCACAGGGCCTCCCTCAGCACCGGCACAGGGCAAAGCCCAGAGATCTCGGCATGTCGGTGCCCGTCCTTGGGGTGCTGCCCTCCCTGGGGGTGCCCGGAGACCCCCGGGGGGGGATCAAAGCAAAGCAGCCCCCGTCTCACCGCGCTGTTTGCAGGTGGCACATCCCCAGCCCCTCGCGGAGCCCGGCAGCACATGGCGGCGCTGCCTGCAGTCGTGTCCCCGCGCTCGCCTCGCAGTGCGGGCAGGAAGGAGGCGGTTTCACCCCAGACGGGGACCCGGCATCGGCATCGACCGCACGCGGCTCCCCGGCCACCTGCAGTGCTACCGACATCGCCAGTATCTGCCCGCGGTGACGCCACTGGCGGCTGCACGGAGCCGACCcggtgccggggaggggggacctAGGTCTAGCTGCTTCTCCTCAAATTGTTGTCCCGCAAGGCTGATCCTGGGAGCGAATAAACCCACTAAGGTCGTTAGGTTATTATTACTGTGGAGCATTTTTGCAGTGCTTCAACTGTGAATCCCCAGCCTGGGTGGATCCAGATCTCAAGAGCTGTAATGAGTCCAGCAAGGACGCTGCAGACCTTCTGGGCGCGATCAGACAAAGCCTGTATTTCCTGCAAAGCTTTAACCACTCTTGTACCTATCGGTCTTCCTGGCTTGCCAGTTGAAACTCCCCGTAGTTAACCTCAGCTTGCGCTTCAGCGCCGACTTCAAATCCTGCTCGGTCTACTAATATTAAAACTTGGTACCTCTCACCTCTTCAGTAGCTCCGGTCGCTGCAACACCATCCACGtaagatgtttttttctctagtcTCTGGAGACAACAGTTTGAGCAAGTTTCTGGCATGAGCCTGTGCCCGCAGGTACGTTGTGAAGCCCCGGCGATACCTGCGCAAAGGTTTATTCCCTCTCTCGAAATGCAAATCTGAAAATTGACTCTTCAATAAGCGGGACGGCGAAGAAGCTGTTGGATCTAGAAGTGAAACCCACTTGTTGTTTGCTGGCAACTTGGCGATAATCGCTGGCGTCTTCGCTAAAGTAGGAGCTGTTCTCACGGGGAATGCTTTTCTTTGGCAGTACTCCACCAACATTCGCCAGGGTTTTCCATCGGCCTTTCTAATGGGCCGCAGTGGAAAATGATACGGGTTTGTAATTTCTCAAGAAACACCCTGTTTAAAATAATCCTTAATGATTTCACTCGGAGCAGCAGCGGCTGCTTTAGGGTGTGAGCGACCGGCAGGTCCCACTGCTTCAGCATGGGCAATGGCAGGCGATAAAGGCACGCGATGGGCTCTGCTTAGAGAGTTTGTCTCTTAATGATGTCTAAAAGAGCCTtcactctatttttttaaaaatagtttcccCACTACTTGCTCTCCTGCTTTATTAGTAGCAGCACTGAGgactatttttcaggttgctGTCATTGATGAAGCATGCCTTTGGTTTATTGCTGGGTTCTTTAAAAAGGACTCTTTAATAACGGGCTCTTCCCAGGATTCTGTACCTGTCTCCATCAAAGCTTGTCTCTGGCCTCTCACCCTTTGTAACGGCCTTTGCCTGGTTTCTGTACTGCTGACACAAGAAAAtctcaccataaaaaaaaaaatctaatgcgAGTCCACCCTCCACCTTCCAATCGCTTTCTAAAATAAGGGGATCTCCACCGCCGCATCAAACGCCCACCGGTACCTTCACGTCTCCTGGGTCACCCCCCAGGACCCGGCACCCATTTGTGCGGGCAGGGCCGGCTGGAAGCCAACCTCCTTACCGACGCCGCCTTCGGCCAGCTGGGAGCCGGCAGAGACGCAGGAGCATCGCGCTCTCCCGCTACTGCTCCTCTGAGCTGTGCATCGCTCCTTCCAGCAAACCCCATCCCGCTTCGTCGCATCTCCTGCTACCTCCTTTAATGCTCTCCAGAGCCCTTAACATCTGTAATCCAGTTTTGGTTTTCCCCCTCTGCCATCACCATTTCCCAAACATCCCCTATTCCTCTGCCGCCTCAGCTCCGGTTTACAGGAAACTAATTCCAGCCAGATCTGCTCCCGAGGAGCCGGGGGATGGCACTTATCTCCTAAAGACCCGGGAGATTCGAAACGGGGAGGAGAACAGTGACAGCAGAAATAAGGAACcccaaaggaggaggaggaggaggaggcggcgatGGCAGCTCCGTGACTTTTCTTACCAAGCTAGTAAAAGGCTTGGGGACCCCGAGCAAAGCGCATTTTCTCTGGCAGGGTTGGAAATTCGGGGGCTCGGTGGTTTTTCAGTTGAACCCACAACCTGTTGTTAGGAGGAGGGTGAGCTGCCAGCACCGGGGAGGCGAGaggcagcagaggggctgcgcaTCTGCGAGCATCAGCGCGCTTTCCTAAAGCCgccttttccccccaaaaccagcatcTTCCTTGTGGGCTCGTTGCCGGGAATCCTTCAGGTAGGAAATTGCCCACCCGCGTGGTTTATGGAGGCCGGCTGGCGAGTCGTCCCGCGGcgaggaaggaggaagggtgTGCCGGATGTTGGGCTGCCATTCAAAAGCGAAACCCTGCCTGCGCGCGGGACGGGGATTTCGGGCAGCGCCTCAGCCCTTCTGGCAGCCACCCGCCATCCTGCCGCCCGGTGCGGTGAGTGCATCGCGGCACGGCCGGCCACGCTGCGCCGAGGGACGGTGCGGgcacggtgggatggggaaccGGCCAGGTGGGGCAGGGGGTACCGGGCTGTCCCCGGGGCCGGAGGGGCTCTGCCCtgaggggctgcagctcccagtCTGGTTAGAAGCCCCCACGATGCTTTTTTGggtgcttttctctctcctgtgccGCATCCGGGGGGgatcctgcagccctgccaacCTTGCGGAGCTGGGGTGACTGTTCCCAGTCTTTCCATCGCGGGAAGAACCGCGCTGTACAGGACAAACTCGGCGCTCAGCTCCAAAACCTCTTGCCGTGGTGCAGCCGGGACTTCTAACCGCTGGTGTTTTCAGGTGACATCCCGGCACGGCAGGGGAAGAGCATCCATTAGCCGTCCTCTTACAAGCACTCCAAGGTCTCGCACCTAAAGACTTTTGGGAGTTTAAGACAAAGTTATCGGAGGTTCGTGCAGAAGGACGACGGAATATCCCCAGGGATTCACTGGCAAAGGCCACCAAACCTTGCGCGCTCATCAGCTGCATGGGCAAGAACTACAGCGAAGACGCCGCGATGGACGCAGCGATTGGGTTGTTCGAAGAGATGAACCAGAGAGACCTCGCTGAGAAACTCCCGGATGAGAAGGTGAAAGGTAGGGAGCCAGCGTacgttttgcttttctttgcctcttgTCCCCTTGAGGGTCCTTGGAGACAGGCACAAGTCGGTAAGAGCAGGTTTTGGCTTCCCAGGGAGCCTGGGAACGTGAAGACGTCCCGCTGTGATCCTGTTAGCGTGGGGGCTGTCCTCTTGCTCTCCCCACTTACTGCCGGGCTCCCTCTTCTCCTGGAGAAGAGCCTGCAGCTCTCGGCACCGCCTGGCCGGCAGCTGGGCAGATCCTCTCCTCCTGGGATGGGGATCCAGGGCATCTCTGCAGAGCTCACGTTGGGTAACGCCTTGGAGCCGCAGGCATCCCCGGGAGCCCGGGGACGGTGCCTGTGGCCTCCGGGGCACGAGCAAGAGCGGGACGGAGGCCGCAGGTGGCCCCGGGCAATTGCGTCTGCTCCCAGGGTGGATGGGCGTTGCAGGGCGGTTAAAACAGGGGTTGATGGATCAGGATGATGGGGGGACGTAGCAGAGAAGGACCCCCCTACTGACCGGAGGCCCGAAATCCTCGCAGACCGATGGCCTTATCGCCTCTGCCAGACTTAGGAAAGCGTTGAACCAAGCGTCCCGTTGGCGTGTCAGGAGCGCGGTTGGGCTGGTTAGGAGCTCCTCGGGAATCCGGCTGCGCTGGGGACTGACTCTGCTTCTCGCCGGTGCAGAGTACAAGCAGAAATACAGAGAGCATGTGGCCCGGGAGTTCCTCCGGTACAAAGATGTGAACTCCTGTCTCGGGGAGAACCTGTCCGTCAGCAGCCGCTACACCGACCTGACCGTCGCCAGGAAACCTTGGAGCAAGCGCGGAGGTGAGCATGAAGCCGCGGGCGCCGGCCGTGGATGTGCCGACATCGGCAACGGACCAGCCACCGTCACCGTCACCACGCAGACGCTGTTTAAACTCGATGAAGATGGGCAAACGCTGCAGGTCGTGGTGCTGGTGGGGGCCCCGGGGATGGGGAAGACAATGACGGTCAGGAAGGTGATGGTGGAGTGGGTGGAAGGGACCCTCTACGCACAGTTTGACTACGTCTTCTGCATAGACTGTAAAGACCTTGCCTTCACCAAGGAAGCGAGCGTGGCAGACCTCATCTCAAAGTGCTGCCCTCACAGGCAAACGCCCATTGGGAAGATCCTGGATGACCAGAAGAAGATCTTGTTCATTTTTGATGGGTTTGAGGCCCTGGGACTTTCCTTGGTTCAGCCCACACGTGAGCTGAGCTCCGACCCCAGAGAAGTGAAGCCGCTGGAAACCACCCTGATGAGCTTGTTGAAGAAGACTGTTCTCCCCAAGTCCTCCTTGCTCATCACCACCAGGCCAACAGCCCTTCAAAGCCTGGGGCGGTGCCTGGAGGGCGCGTATTACGCCGAAATACTGGGATTTTCGGCAGCCGTGAGGGAGCAGTATTTCCACAGGTATTTTGAGAACTACAGGGAAGCTGATGCGGCCTTCAGGTTTGCCAGGGGCAACAAGATCCTCTACAGCTTGTGCGTCATCCCTGTCATGAGCTGGACTGTCTGCACCATCCTCGAACAAGAGCttcacaagaagaaaagcctCGTCGAGTGCTCTAAAGCCACCACGCAGGTGAGCATGTGTTACCTCTCCCGGTTAATGAAGTGCAGAAGCAGGGACGACCCGCAGGACCTCCAGCGGTTCCTGCACAAGCTCTGCTCCTTGGCCGCTGATGGCATCTGGAAGCACAAGGTCCTCTTTGAGGAGAAGGACATCAAGGACCGTGGCTTGGACCAGCCGGACcttctccccctcttcctcaATGAGAAGATCTCAAAGAAAGGCGTAGACCATGAGAACACCTACAGCTTCACTCACCTGCACCTCCAGGAGTTCTTTGCAGCGATGTTTTACGTCCTGGAGGACAACGAGGAAATGGTCGGTGACGCGGGGGCTCTCCTGAAGGACGTAAATACGTTATTAGAAAGCTCTAGCAAGTCCAGGAAGGATTTGAACTTGACGGTGCGGTTCCTGTTTGGTCTGGTAAGCCAAAAATCAATAGAGTATGCGGACAAAATCATCGGGTGCAGAATTTCACCGCAAGCCAGGGAAgctatgctgaggtggcttcaGGGGAGGCACAGAGGCATCTCCCATCCCAGCCGAGCGCTGAAGGTTTCCGACTTGGACACTTTCCACTTTTTGTTTGAGATGAACGAGGAAAGCTTCGTCCAAAGCGCGTTGGGTCGTTTCACCGACATAGACTTGCAGGACGTCAAGTTGACCCTGTACGACCAAATGgctctttccttctgcatcaGGCagtgggctgagctgggctgcgTCACCCTCCGGGGATGCTCCTTCGACCAGGACGATCCCGGGGAGGAGCCGGATGCCTCGGTGCCTCGGTAAGTACTgcccctccctgctccagcaacCCAAAATCGCAAAGAATTCTCCTTCTCCACGCAAAGGATGCGTTTGGAGGCATTTCAGCTCCTTCCACCCAAAGACCAGCTTGTCCTTTCACTGCGGGTTTAATTCCTCAGCGGGGGACGTTTGCCTTTTTCTTGGGGAGAAGTGTGGGACAATAAGGATCACGTGGGCTCCTCCATCCGCTGCATGCGGTGGGATTGGTGGAGGCGGAGCAGCTCAACTCACCTTCCCCAGCCCGAACGGGCCCATCTGCGCCCGGGGGTCAGTTTGGCTTCACGTCCCCCTTCTCGCACGCGAAGGGCAGATCCCCGGTGCTGAAACGGCAAGTACGCCCCAAGCTTTGCCCGAGAGCGGGGTAACTCCAGCAGTAACGCTCGTGATCCTTTGCATCTCCAAAGCCATGGAGGTCCCTCCTGAGGAGCTGGTGGCGCGCTCTCCTTCGGGGGTGCGCTGTGCCGGCGTCGAAGCCGGGAGCTCCCAGCGCCGGTGAGGGCTGCCCGTGCCCCCCGGGgccctgtccccctgcagctccGGTGCCTCAGGACCTGGAGGacatccccatccccgtgtcctCGCCGAGCGGCAGCGAGAGGAGCTACACTCCCCCATCCACCCGCTCTGCCAGGCCCTGCGGCACCCGGGCAGCGACCTGCAGGCACTCCGGTAAGAGACCGGTGCTCGGCGCCGAACCGAAACCGCAGCCGCTGGCACAGGGAGGGTGCGAGGCCGGGGCCTGGTCACCCCGGCTGGCTCTGGGGCacgggtggggggcacccaaacCAGAGGGGTGCAGGCGGGTGGGTGCTGTACAGGGGGtgggagcagcacagggagcacTGGCACCCGCCACACTGCCCACCCCAGCCTGGGGACCACCAGCATGTGGTGGGTGGGGTCCCACCTGCTGATTGGCTGGGGCATGGGTGGGGTCTCTCCATGCTGATTGGCTGTGGGATGGGCGGATGGGTGCAGTCCCTCCATGCTGATTGGTCCCGCTGTGGGTCAATGGGTGCAGTCCCTCCATGCTGATTGGTCCCGCTGTGGGCCAATGGGTGCAGTCCCTCCATGCTGATTGGTCCCGCTGTGGGCCAATGGGTGCAGTCCCTCCATGCTGATTGGCCAGGTGGcagtgctgggcagctgggggcagGTGTGATGAGCCCGTCTGTTCTCTGCGGCTCTCCCCGCAGGCTGCAGTGGTGCGGGCTGTCGGAGAGCTGCTGCGCGGAGCTGGCGGCGCTGCTGGCCGAACACCCCAGCCTGGCCCGGCTGGAGCTGGGCGACGGCACGCTGAGCGACGGCGGCGTGCGCCTGCTGTGCGAGGGGCTGCGGCAGCCCGGCTGCCGCCTGCGCGTCCTGCGGTGAGTGGCCCCGGGCACCCCACGGGGGGCCAGACCCGCGGGCTGGGGCGCGGTGCTGGGGAGCTACCCCAAAACCGTCCCTCTGGGGTGGCGTCGTCCCTCTGCCCCACTCTCCCAGGGCGAGGAGCTTGAAAGCGGCGACACCGGGCTGGGGACCGTCACCGCGGTGGGGTGGCCCGGCGGGGGCTGGCCCTGAGGCTCCGGCCGGCCGGTCCCCGGCAGGCTGTGGTACTCCCGCCTCACCAGCGCCTGCTGCGAGGACCTCGCCGCCGCGCTGGGCACCAGCCCGTGCCTGGAAGAGCTGGATTTGTCCTTCAGCGAGGGGCTGCGCGACGCCGGCGTGCAGCTGCTGTGCGAGGGGCTCCGGCGCCGCACCTGCCGGCTGCAGACGCTGCGGTAAggggccgcggggccggccGGCGCTCCATCCTTCCCACCCGGAGCGGCTCGCCAACCGGCTGGTCAAAGCCCGCGTCCCCGTTTGCCTTGGTCGCGCAGGTTGGGGAGCTGCCGGCTGACGGGCGCCTGCTGCCGAGCCCTGGCCGCTTGGCTGGTGGAGAGCCCCAGCCTCGCCTGCCTGGACCTGAGCGACAACGAGCTGGGAGCTGACGGCGTCCTgcacctctgccagcagctccgGCATCCCGCCTGCTCGCTGCGGGCCCTGGGGTAAGCCCGCACGTCCCCCTTCCATCCCCGGCATCCCCGTGCCGGCGTTTTGCGGTCGGATGCCGCAGGACGCGGAGGGGGATACCCAGCGTCCCGGAAAGCAGGGGGTGGGCTTTAACAGctcttctcctttgctcttcctttttaatttaaagactgAGCACGCCTGGGTTAAACGAGGAGGCGCTGCGGGAGCTGGCTGCCGTGCGGGCGCTGAAGCCCGACCTGAAGATCGGGTACTTCCTCGAGCAGGACGTGCCGCAGGCGGGGGCCATGGCCCGGCTGCCCTTCCGCCGCGGGGTCCTGCCCGGCGTGGGGGACCCGGGGGGCGGGAAGGTGCTCCCCCCCTTTAGGAGAGGGCTCCCCCCCTTTAGGAGAGGTCCTTGCAGCAGCCGGAGCCAGTTCTAGCCCGGTGCTGCCAAAGTGGGGGAAGCCGCCCCGGGTTGGAGCCTGCCCCAGGCGCGGGGGGACAGGGGGTCCCAGGACACCCCCCCGtgcccttctccttcctccgcCGTCCCCACcgtgcccagggctgtgtctgtgggtccagctcctgccccacagccccgaGGGATGGCTGACGTACCCCGGAGCGAGGTGCCAGCCCTGGACGCGAGGCTCCAAGCTTTTTAGTTTCAGGGTTtaatagaaaagagaaattccCAGTGAAAGAGCAATAATAATAAGAATACTAAAGAAACCCCAACCCTGCGGgagctgttttgctgctgtgctgcggCCCTGGGCAGGGAGATGTGACCTCCTCTGTGGCCAAGGCCACCCCATCTTGGGGACAGCCCCACCACCCTGCACGTGTGTGACCCGGGCATCCTCACAGCGATGTCCCCGGGGTGCTGATGCCAACATCGTCGTAGTCCACGGTCCCCgggggctgtgccggggggTCCCTCGCGGCTCCCGGGGGACTTGGCGGGGGGCAGCTCCCACCTTAGGGGACGCAGCAAAGGCTTGCCGCAGCCCCCGTGGatttgctgcctgctccctgcccgccACCGCAGCCAAGCCCCCCCCGGAGGTGGCTCTCCAGGGGACAGGGCGGCTCTGGCCCCTCTTACCTGCGGGTGGGACACGGCCCCAGCTCCTCTGCGCCTCCCCCTCGGAGATGTCCCCAGCGCTGGCAGCGGGGGACTCTTGCGACACAGCCGTGGCATCGTCATAGTAATGcgaggggctgtgctgggcaggggagtCTGGGGGGGTGCACGGGAGTGAGCCGCGGGGTCTGGCAGGGGTCTGGCTGAGCCACCCCCCGCCTCCGGACGTGCCACTGGGGACGTCCCGGTGGCACTGGGGCTGCAAGCTCTGGGCCAGAGccgcagcgggggggggggtcgatCGGCAGGGAAAGGGGATGCTTGGCTGCAcgctgctggggggggctgtgtgCCCTCGGTGCCCCAGCGCCTGGCCGTGGCCCCTCTCCCCCGGGCTCCCTGCCGGggtcctgcccctctgcccctACCTGGGGCTGCCTTGGGGTCACTCCGCTCCACGCTGTCCTTGGGGTAATACGGCAGCTTCGTCCCCGACCC contains the following coding sequences:
- the LOC129206696 gene encoding soluble scavenger receptor cysteine-rich domain-containing protein SSC5D-like translates to MSVALQVAGEPPPGAGGSRGAGDTPLPAPGWVQHPPSAGTGELRLVDGGGRCAGRVEVKHKGEWGSVCVYDYDREARWATVVCRYLGCGPVVRSSPYAPFGQGTGRIWLQPFFCQGDETMLQECPNYGWGQHFCGHSWDVGVTCADAMELRLVGGGGPCAGRVEVKLQGRWGSVADTNWNMEDAEVVCQQLGCGSAAGAYAASARFGKGDGPISLAVIDCRGDETALWNCDIHGWGPYGGTHSSDTAVVCQGFTRLVGSASACAGRLEVRRGRTWTSVCQDHVDIKAAQVVCRELGCGTALAVHGWFEAGTGPLWEGGFECTGTELLLSACAQRQPRGQGCTGHAGIICSPYTGFRLGDNSSSCAGRVEAEAGGTWGSVCATDWDLPDAHVLCHHLGCGRAATVPPGGSFGVGDGPLRRDIFGCDGSERHPGECPTVVLGEPPCLPGHAAAVNCSGVAEPLRLAEGESRCDGRLEVAASLGAWARVPAGLWDARGGGVVCRQLSCSMPEKIYSVPGSGTAALRGLWCAGTEESVAQCNVSGMAVVPTSSPEEVAIVCSGSRRVRLAGGPGRCAGRVEIYGNGTWGSVCQDTWDLSDATVVCRQLGCGTALEEPRSARFGPGTGPLWPDAGGCAGTEASLWDCPALARHVCRRGGGAVAVCSEQLSLRLVGGSTRCNGHLEVLYNGTWGRVCANGTSPATASAVCRQLGCGDGGWLVAAPAQDPAPAWLSWVGCEEGARWLWRCPAAPWHLQDCGPDGDAHVTCDEDSGGTSGTPTPSPGVPSSTTPAAASGTASVPTVLCAVLGTLLCLALGALAVQACRARAQRRGPDGAAGAISDAIYEELDYALTPEYQEVPSRSGSLSEGSGTKLPYYPKDSVERSDPKAAPGRGRGAGPRQGARGRGATARRWGTEGTQPPPAACSQASPFPADRPPPPLRLWPRACSPSATGTSPVARPEAGGGSARPLPDPAAHSRAPPQTPLPSTAPRITMTMPRLCRKSPPLPALGTSPRGRRRGAGAVSHPQDGAPAGPAAPYRSVCSRQVRRRSPSHSSCTPASRSPSLKDKSSSSRHGLVPSAAARSSQQALVRREYHSLPGTGRPEPQGQPPPGHPTAESPRVTDHFLVVLQDVKHRCKELLEVQHHDLQRLPIFIEFKQRLRGDGDGGWSVADVGTSTAGARGFMLTSALAPRFPGDGQVGVAAADGQVLPETGVHIFVPEELPGHMLSVFLLVLCTGEKQSQSPAQPDSRGAPNQPNRAPDTPTGRLVQRFPKSGRGDKAIGLRGFRASGTGELRLVDGGGRCAGRVEVKHEGEWGSVCAYDYDREARWATVVCRYLGCGPVVRSSPYAPFGQGTGRIWLQPFFCQGDETMLQECPNYGWGQHFCGHSWDVGVTCADAMELRLVGGGGPCAGRVEVKLQGRWGSVADTNWNMEDAEVVCQHLGCGSATGAYAASARFGKGDGPISLAVIDCRGDETALWNCDIHGWGPYGGTHSSDTAVVCQGFTRLVGSASACAGRLEVRRGRTWTSVCQDHVDIKAAQVVCRELGCGTALAVHGWFEAGTGPLWEGGFECTGTELLLSACAQRQPRGQGCTGHAGIICSPYTGFRLGDNSSSCAGRVEAEAGGTWGSVCATDWDLPDAHVLCHHLGCGRAATVPPGGSFGVGDGPLRRDIFGCDGSERHPGECPTVVLGEPPCLPGHAAAVNCSGVAEPLRLAEGESRCDGRLEVAASLGAWARVPAGLWDARGGGVVCRQLSCGMPEKIYSVPGSGTAALRGLWCAGTEESVAQCNVSGMAVVPTSSPEEVAIVCSGSRRVRLAGGPGRCAGRVEIYGNGTWGSVCQDTWDLSDATVVCRQLGCGTALEEPRSARFGPGTGPLWPDAGGCAGTEASLWDCPALARHVCRRGGGAVAVCSEQLSLRLVGGSTRCNGHLEVLYNGTWGRVCANGTSPATASAVCRQLGCGDGGWLVAAPAQDPAPAWLSWVGCEEGARWLWRCPVAPWHLQDCGPDGDAHVTCDEDSGGTSGTPTPSPGVPSSTTPAAASGTASVPTVLCAVLGTLLCLALGALAVQACRARAQRRGPDGAVGAISDAIYEELDYALTPEYQEVPSRSGSLSEGSGTKLPYYPKDSVERSDPKAAPDSPAQHGPSHYYDDATAVSQESPAASAGDISEGEAQRSWGRVPPAGGSCPPPSPPGAARDPPAQPPGTVDYDDVGISTPGTSL